The following DNA comes from Chitinophaga nivalis.
GATGCCAGTGGAAACCACAATGGCAAACAGGCCTCTACAGGCAAGTGTTGCGATATGGGATGCTGCATATAGCAGTGGAACAATCTACCGCTTGTTTACTTGCACTATCAGCGACTCATTTCTGATCTAATAGTCTTATACCGAATGGCCTAAACAAACAATACAGGATCATATCTCTAAGGTGATAATCTGTTACCTGTACGTAGCAAGATATATTGCCGCCGTCCGTACAGCATAACAACGCTGCCATCAACAATACCAATCACTGCTAAAAATCAGCAAGGGGAATACAAAAAATACCCACAACCTATCAAATTACAGGCTACCAATTCTCCTTTGATGTGATACCGATATTATTCCGCTAATGAATGACAATACGTTCTAAATATCCTGTCTTAGGCCATCAAACATCATCATATATTACATTAATAGCTAAACAATCCGGCTACAAACAATTATACTAATAGCGGTCATAACATATCTTCAGGGTAGAATGGCACATACATCCTGGATGACACTCATAATCAAATCCACATGGTTTTCCAAGGACTAAACAATAGGCGGCTGCCTGGCTTGCTCCACCATTAATTTGCTTCATTTTTGTTCTACTAAGTGATTTACCAAATAGTGTAGATGCTTTCATAAATAATAAGGGTTACGGTGAGATACAGGTTACGACGTGTCATTACAGTACAGTAAGCTAAAATAACTAACACCACTGCAGTATAATTAACAATGCTTACTATAAACAGAAAATCTACCCGACAAGAGCAGCTTTTTAAGAATAGTTATTTAGCAACGCACTTATTTGCATTGGTGAACACGATCAGGATCTGAGTGGTCTTCCTCGCAACTTTCCGTTCTGAGTATGACATTACGACAACCATCATCACAATGCCATTTTGGAATTATTTGATACATAGCATATCTTTGTTATCGATGATCGTGAATGCTTTCACAATCTAGTGAGTAGATCTAATGCTCTTTATTCAAAAAAGTGAAATTCAATATATTACGATGTCAGGGCGTCGTCCAGTCGTCCCGACAGAAGAAAAAGCCAGAGAAAATTTCTCAGGCCATTTTTATTATTTATCCTTAATCTCCCAGAGCCATGAAAATTTTCAAACAACCCATTATTTCAGCATTAATCGGAGCTGGAATCCTGTTATCTTCTTCCTGCCAAAAAGAGGGTGCTCAAGGCCCTGAAGGACCGGCCGGGATAAAAAGTTTACTGGATGTACAACAGATGCCCCCTGGAGATAAATGTACCGCTGGCGGACTTGTTATTAAAACAGGCATTGATCGCAATAACAATAATACGCTGGAATCTTCGGAGGTTGACACATACGCAGTATGTGTGTAATGGTAATAACGCCTCATCTGATAAACAAATCATAATAAAACTTGGCTGGGTAGCGGTATCCTACTCCACACAACCCTACGGCACTACACTTTCAATACCTAAATTTAATATCAATAATTATCCTGGTGTTGATTCAATGGCCATTTATGCTGCTCCCTGGGGCCGAAAAGATGGCGACAGCTATGACACTCCTGGCCCTGCAAAATTAGAGTTATATAACATCACTGACGCCACTGTTATTGAAAACAGTGCTGTTCTAGGCACGGCAACTTCCAGCACGGCCCCCTATGTTCCATCCAACAACTTTTATACTTCTTTTCCCAGAAAGGAATTTGATTTGGGGCTGAGAATAACAGCTGTTCCTCCATCTAATATAGCTCACACGTCAGACGTAATTATGATTTTATATAGGAAGTAAAATATGGATTGCATATATTAATATTGGAGAAAGC
Coding sequences within:
- a CDS encoding DUF7151 family protein, with amino-acid sequence MPPGDKCTAGGLVIKTGIDRNNNNTLESSEVDTYAVCV